The following is a genomic window from Parabacteroides johnsonii DSM 18315.
GACTTGTACATCACCGACAAAGACTGGCACATCGACAAGATCGACGTAAACGGGCGTTTCTCCTTTGCCGAATTCAACCTGGTCATGACATTCGGACGGGATTACCGCCATTTCATCCTGCCGCAAAAGGCAGACCTCTTTCTCCGGTACCATGTGCTGGGAAATGCCATCGCCAGTTACTATCATACATCATTCAAATACGAAGCCGTCGAATGGGTTGAAGAAGACAATGAAGACAACAAACACCATTCCCTCGACCTGACCGGATATTACCAGCTATCATCCGATACGATCCCGATCATCAGTGACAGCAGCTATTGGAAAAACAAAAGAGATATCCCGCTGACTCAGGAAGAAGAGAAAAAGTACGAAAAGACAATCATCAAGACTACTCAGGCCAACGACACAAGTAACATTCAGAAATACCTGAAAATAACAGAACGCCTGACCAACACCATCAATCTGGATTATAAGACAACCCGTCTGAAATATTCCGGCATCTTGAATCCCTTCCAGTTGGGCTATTCAGGACGGAACGGCATTACCTACAGGCAACAACTACGTTTCAGCAAGACCTTCAAGAAGGACCGCCAGCTACGTTTCCGGCCTGAGATCGGTTTCGTGTTCAAACGAAAAGAGTTATTCTTCAAGTTCGGAGGAGATTGGGAATACCTTCCGGAGAAACAAGGTGCCCTAAGCCTCAGCCTCGGAAACACCAACCAAGGATATTCCTCCAAGATCATGAACGAAATCAACGAACAACTGAAAGACTCCACTTTCAACTTCGAAAACCTGGACCTGGAATACTTCAAGCACTATTACATAGAGCTCAAGAACCAGATCGAACTGTTCAACGGTTTCCAGATGACCACCGGAATCTCCTACCACCGCCGCATCCCCACCCGCAAAAGCGCAATAGATCCGGGAGACGGCGTTACGGAGATCATTAACGAAAACTATCACGATTTCATTCCTACGATCGGTTTTTCCTATACTCCCAGACAATACTACTGGATGGACGGCTATCGTAAAGAGTACCTCTACTCCTACTACCCGACCGTCTCCATCGAGTTCGGGCGAGCCATACCGGGCGTATGGAAAAGCAGCGGCAATTACGGACGTATGGAAGCCGATATCCACCAAAGCATTTACCTGGGCCTGTCACGCCGGTTCAACTACCATATTAGCGGAGGGCTTTATACAGCCCAGAAATCGACCTATTTTGCCGACTACAGGTATTTCACGCGGCACAACTTCCCCGAATCATGGGGAGGTGACGATTTCGGGGGTGTCTTTCATCAGCTAAGGAGCGTGTGGTTCAACGCATCCGACAAATATGTCCAGGCGCATGTCATGTACGAAAGCCCGTTCATGCTCTTCCAGCTATTCAAGCCGGAGGCTACCAAACACATCATCTCCGAACGTTTTTACCTCAGCCAGTTATGGATGCCGGTCAAACCCAGTTACACAGAAATCGGATACGGTTTCGGTAACCATATCTTCAACGTTGCCGCCTTCATCGGGTTCGACAAATTGAAATATGACGGGATCGGATTCAAATTTGCGTTCGAACTCTTCCAGTAAGTTCAGAATTGCGGACGGACAATCATAATACCGCAGTTACGTTTGATACCCTGCACATACTCCTGCAAAGGTTCTTCGTTCACAATCACTTGCTTCTTCGTGGTCGAGGCATGGATAAAAGTGAGTTTATCCCCTTCCCGGCAGATAATGCCAACGTGCGAGATATCCAGTCCTTTCACAGTCGTGACGAAACAGACGATATCGCCATTCTTGATTTGACCGGCGTGCGCATTGATTTCATCCTGCGGAATATAGTAATGCGGACGGGCATTGATTTCCTTTTCCTTCGCCGCTATTATCGCGATGCGCTCCGGGTTGCCTTTCAGCTGCTTGTAGCTATCGGGATGTGTGGACATAAAGGACAGGTCGAGTTTAAGCGGTTGTCCCCCGATTTCTTTCGTGACATCCTTCAGATACCCTCTCTTTTCGTTTTCATACATCCAGTCGGTCGTATAATGGAGGCGATCCGTATAATCGAGTGTCACGTTGCCGGAATCCCGGTAACGCATATTTTTTAAGACAGAAGCATATCCTTCATATCCGGGATGTTGCCTGACAGACCAGGCTAAAGCAACTGTATTCTCAACCAAAGTCATGCAATCCAAGCCATGCAAGTTTATTACCAGGCTTTCGGGTTCTTCCTCCAATGTCCCAGCCACATAAGGAGTCCCCAAGAAAAAACGGGCAGTTTCCATCATCAGGTCACCTGTCGGAAAAGTCGCTTTCTCCTTCACAACCTCACAATAGCGTTCGTAAATCACCTTCTCCTCCCGGGCTTTCCCGGACAGAGAAAGAAAGGCTAAAAAGAGCAAACAAAATAACGTCCGTTTCATCTCTTGATCTAATTTCAATCCTTCTTTGTCGCTAACAAGTCTTCCAGCTTCACCAACTCGTCACGGAACTGCGCAGCTTCGATAAAGTCCAGCTTCTTGGCCGCCTCCATCATCTGCTTCTTCGTCCGTTCGATCGCCTTTTCAAGCTGTTTACGATTCATATACTGAACTACCGGGTCTGCAACCAGGCTGGGTTCCGGTTCCACATAAGCATACGGCTCACCGGTAACCGGCTGTTGTTTCTCCGCTACCAAGGAAACACTGTTTTTGATAACCTGCTTAGGTGTAATGCCATGTTTCTCGTTATAAGCGAGCTGTTTTTCACGTCTGCGTGCCGTTTCGTCCATCGTCAGGCGCATACTGTCCGTTATCTTGTCGGCATAAAATATCACCTTCCCATTCACGTTTCGGGCAGCACGTCCGGCTGTCTGCGTCAGCGAACGGTGCGAGCGCAGGAAACCCTCCTTATCGGCATCCAAGATAGCGACCAAAGAGACTTCCGGCAAGTCGAGCCCTTCACGCAGCAGGTTGACACCGATCAGCACGTCGAACAACCCTTTCCGCAAATCATCCATAATCTGAATGCGTTCCAACGTATCGACATCGCTATGGATATAGTTACAACGGACTCCCATGCGTGTCAGATAAGTAGTCAGTTCCTCCGCCATGCGCTTCGTCAATGTCGTCACCAAAACACGTTCATCCACAGCGGAGCGCTGCGTGATCTCCTCCATCAGATCGTCGATCTGGTTAAGCGTCGGACGCACCTCGATAACCGGGTCAAGCAAGCCTGTCGGACGGATCACCTGATCCACCACGATCCCTTCGCTCTTCTCCAACTCGTAGTCGGCAGGCGTCGCACTCACGTAAATCGCCAACGGAGTCAGCGACTCGAACTCGTCGAACATCAACGGGCGGTTATCCATCGCCGCCGGCAGACGGAAACCGTACTCCACCAGATTTTTCTTACGGGAATAATCGCCTCCATACATCGCCCGTATCTGCGGGATCGTCACGTGGCTCTCGTCGACCACCAACAGAAAATCTTTCGGGAAATAATCGAGCAGACAGAAAGGCCGTTCACCCGCCTGACGACCGTCGAAATAACGGGAATAGTTCTCAATTCCAGAACAATGTCCTAACTCGCGTATCATTTCCAAGTCGAACGTAACACGCTCATACAAACGTTTCGCCTCATAAGGCTTGCCGATCTCCCGCAGGAAATTCACCTGCGTCCCCAGGTCGACATCGATCTGCCCGATAGCGGTATTGATACGTTCCTGGGTAGTCACGAAGAGGTTGGTCGGGTAGATGTTCAGTTCATCCTGCTCGTCTATTTCCTGCCCGGTCTGCGGGTCGAACGAAGATATACGGTCTACTTCGTCGTCCCAGAACTCGATACGGTAGGCTGCCCCATCAAAAGTTTCGATAGCCGGAAAAATATCGACCGTATCGCCGTTTACACGAAAACAGCCCCTATTAAACTCTATCTTATTATTGACATAAAGGGCATCCACAAAGCGACGCAACAGTTTATCCCGGTCTATCCGCATCCCCTTCTCCAGATGCACCACCTTCTCGGCAAAGGCAGTCGGGTCCGCCATACCATACAGACAGGAGACAGACGAAACGACAATGACATCCTTCCGTCCCGACAGAAGCGAAGCGGTTGCACGCAAACGAAGTTTATCGATCTCGTCATTGATCTGCAAGTCCTTTTCTATATAGGTATCCGTCGTCGGAAGATAAGCCTCCGGCTGGTAGTAATCGTAATAAGAGACAAAATACTCGACGGCATTGTTCGGAAAAAATGCCTTGAACTCGCTGTATAACTGTGCAGCGAGCGTTTTGTTATGACTCAAAATCAAGGTCGGTTTCCGCACTTCCTTGATCACGTTGGCGATAGTGAACGTCTTTCCGGACCCAGTCACCCCTAACAAGGTCTGGAAAGGCACACCACTCTTTATTCCATCGGACAGAGCCGCAATCGCTTCCGGCTGGTCGCCCGTCGGACTAAATGGGGAAGATAGTTCAAAGTTCATTCTTTATTTTATAGGTTATACAGTTATGCATTCAGGAAAATCCGATCCTTCGCAAAACGTCCGCTTTACCGGAGCAACTCATCCAACGGGAGATAACCAAACTGCATCTCGTCGTTCATGCTCAACAGCAAACGTTTGTTGTGGTCGTCATAGCAAAGCCTGACCACTGGACGACCGACATCGAGCGTCTTCAGATAATTGCCTTCCAAATCGAATACCAGCAACAGAGAAGCCGTAAATCCGTCTTTCTCCTGACGATGTTTCCCGGAATAAGCCGTCACGATCTTGTCACCGCAAAATACGCCGTCAATATGCCGATAAACATCATTCCACTCGCCATGCCGCCACTCCGGGCCATAAACATTGTATTTCAGATTTCCATCCAAGTCGCAGATCGTCAGCAAGTCGTCCCGCGAATAGACATCCACATAGATACCATGCTCCGTCGAGACGATGCAATCCGCTCGTTTCTTTTTAATCTCCGGATGTTCGTAGGGCATCAGACGGACCTTCCCAGTCTGCATATTCCAACATCCGACAGCCGTCTTGAAATCATTTGTCCCGATCGGGACGACCGTCCCACCGATACAAAGCGTGTCGGAAACATAAACGACATCGCTTGGTACGCGGTCTTCTGGGAAGGAGCATTTGACCTCAGGTATATAGTCAGGATCAGCCAGCAGGCTATCCAAGACATAGGTGTACAACTTCATCCGAGCATTATCAGGAAAGTAAAAACACCCCTTTCGTTCATTCATAATCAACACTCCGGGATTGGCAATCTCTCCCGGCCCCTGCCCTTTGTTTACCGTACTCAAAACAGGCTTATAGGTAAACCGATCGAACAGGTGCACGATCTTATCAATCGCCGTCCAGCTATACTCGACGACAATTAAATAATCGCCCAGCACATACAGCAAGTTGTTATTACCGACCAGCACATCTCCGGTCCCGATCTCCACCACCTTGTCCTTCACATCGACCACCTTGTCCCGGCTTTTCTGATATTTTTCCTGTACCGGCGGTTGCGTACAAGACAAGCCCAGCACCATCAAGCCCAAAATCACCCCGCTCCATCGAGTCATTCCGCCTCTCCTTTCACTATTTAGATTGTTTCGGTATAACCATCCAGAGGATCAGGTAAGCGATCACCCCGGAAAACATCGTAAAGATGCTCAATAATATATATCCGATGCGCACTAACGTAGGGTCCCAGCCGAAATAATCGGCGATACCCGCACAAACACCTGCTATCATCCCGTTATTCGAACGGTAAAGTCTTTTAGGTTCTTCCATTATTCTTTCGTTTTTTATTGTTTATCCTTTATTTATGTTACAAATATACTTATAATACTCGATAACTATACAATACATAGCTGTTAGGTTCCGAAAGGGAAAAACGAATCCGCCCATCCTTTCCGGCTATGCTGCGGAATGCTTTTCCAGCACCGAGAACCGGAGTAAATTCAACTTGTTCGCCCGGTTCGAAGAACGTATCCATATCAAATGACTCCTCCTCGTTAGACTCCCTGAACAACAGGAAATATCCTTTCCTGTCCTTCACAGACTGGAAACCACACCATGACTTGCCCGAAGGTTCGTCCCCCACTGGGAAGACATATCCGGTATGGAAATCATGCTGTACCGTTTTATATTTCTGGATCACTCCACCCGTCGGAAATGCCTCATCCGGCAAGTTAGACGCTTCAAACCAGGCCAATGGCTGGGCTGCCATCGTTATTGCAAACAAATAATCGAATGAATAAGTTGACGGAGCGAATTTATCACCGGCATATTTCTCCTTGTTACGCCATTTGTTCAGAAACTCGATCTGCAGCGACTGGGGAGCTACATAGCGCGACAGCATCCACAAGTTACGCAGCGACCAGTACGGATAATAGTTGCCCCAATCCGTATAACGATTTTCCAAAAAGATGTTTCCATATTCATTAAAGAAGAAATATCCTCCCCTCCGTCCGGCTGTCGCATCCAGGTTTAAGACAGCTTTCCATCCAGTCGCTTCCATCACTCGGTTATAGAGACTGCGCAGACGGCTTTCCGCCAATTTGTTATCAAAAAAAGTACCGTCAATCTTGAAAGTACGGATACCATATTTTTCATACAAAGCGAT
Proteins encoded in this region:
- a CDS encoding DUF5686 family protein — protein: MLKKYSYIIILLFIAVNALANLDGSYGNLLLLGRSPKTESSQQGDSIMRKVIEQADKYKTVVSRYEAEIYIKGKTEILKQNILMRFAHHLFPVDRKNKDMIFEMVSHSKFNAPNNYLHSFEAINGNSIPNGAKQQEVLTFLNLNVYSPTIYNEGIIMPVAHEAFKYYNFNLESVEITDNLKIYKIRFMPKLWSQKLICGDLYITDKDWHIDKIDVNGRFSFAEFNLVMTFGRDYRHFILPQKADLFLRYHVLGNAIASYYHTSFKYEAVEWVEEDNEDNKHHSLDLTGYYQLSSDTIPIISDSSYWKNKRDIPLTQEEEKKYEKTIIKTTQANDTSNIQKYLKITERLTNTINLDYKTTRLKYSGILNPFQLGYSGRNGITYRQQLRFSKTFKKDRQLRFRPEIGFVFKRKELFFKFGGDWEYLPEKQGALSLSLGNTNQGYSSKIMNEINEQLKDSTFNFENLDLEYFKHYYIELKNQIELFNGFQMTTGISYHRRIPTRKSAIDPGDGVTEIINENYHDFIPTIGFSYTPRQYYWMDGYRKEYLYSYYPTVSIEFGRAIPGVWKSSGNYGRMEADIHQSIYLGLSRRFNYHISGGLYTAQKSTYFADYRYFTRHNFPESWGGDDFGGVFHQLRSVWFNASDKYVQAHVMYESPFMLFQLFKPEATKHIISERFYLSQLWMPVKPSYTEIGYGFGNHIFNVAAFIGFDKLKYDGIGFKFAFELFQ
- a CDS encoding N-acetylmuramoyl-L-alanine amidase-like domain-containing protein → MKRTLFCLLFLAFLSLSGKAREEKVIYERYCEVVKEKATFPTGDLMMETARFFLGTPYVAGTLEEEPESLVINLHGLDCMTLVENTVALAWSVRQHPGYEGYASVLKNMRYRDSGNVTLDYTDRLHYTTDWMYENEKRGYLKDVTKEIGGQPLKLDLSFMSTHPDSYKQLKGNPERIAIIAAKEKEINARPHYYIPQDEINAHAGQIKNGDIVCFVTTVKGLDISHVGIICREGDKLTFIHASTTKKQVIVNEEPLQEYVQGIKRNCGIMIVRPQF
- the uvrB gene encoding excinuclease ABC subunit UvrB, with the translated sequence MNFELSSPFSPTGDQPEAIAALSDGIKSGVPFQTLLGVTGSGKTFTIANVIKEVRKPTLILSHNKTLAAQLYSEFKAFFPNNAVEYFVSYYDYYQPEAYLPTTDTYIEKDLQINDEIDKLRLRATASLLSGRKDVIVVSSVSCLYGMADPTAFAEKVVHLEKGMRIDRDKLLRRFVDALYVNNKIEFNRGCFRVNGDTVDIFPAIETFDGAAYRIEFWDDEVDRISSFDPQTGQEIDEQDELNIYPTNLFVTTQERINTAIGQIDVDLGTQVNFLREIGKPYEAKRLYERVTFDLEMIRELGHCSGIENYSRYFDGRQAGERPFCLLDYFPKDFLLVVDESHVTIPQIRAMYGGDYSRKKNLVEYGFRLPAAMDNRPLMFDEFESLTPLAIYVSATPADYELEKSEGIVVDQVIRPTGLLDPVIEVRPTLNQIDDLMEEITQRSAVDERVLVTTLTKRMAEELTTYLTRMGVRCNYIHSDVDTLERIQIMDDLRKGLFDVLIGVNLLREGLDLPEVSLVAILDADKEGFLRSHRSLTQTAGRAARNVNGKVIFYADKITDSMRLTMDETARRREKQLAYNEKHGITPKQVIKNSVSLVAEKQQPVTGEPYAYVEPEPSLVADPVVQYMNRKQLEKAIERTKKQMMEAAKKLDFIEAAQFRDELVKLEDLLATKKD
- a CDS encoding PspC domain-containing protein, coding for MEEPKRLYRSNNGMIAGVCAGIADYFGWDPTLVRIGYILLSIFTMFSGVIAYLILWMVIPKQSK